The following coding sequences are from one Gossypium raimondii isolate GPD5lz chromosome 4, ASM2569854v1, whole genome shotgun sequence window:
- the LOC105780001 gene encoding uncharacterized protein LOC105780001, with product MASTTATARAVVFSRITTLSAKPLPPSLSRFFRNRHNRPFSALTVSCLNSGGVCDDDYFVSTQKSNLDRGLLVIANMLKNIEPLDNSVVSKGVSYSAKESMKRTISTMLGILPSDHFSVSVSVSTPPLHRLLFSSIITGYTLWNAEYRVSLMRNLERAAPGEEVAGETEEAIRQRQGEVVEEKREERASQGDGFQEFEKIRSRVSGELSPEALKYIEKLQAELSDAVEELNVEKENVQIECEKENRNDLLEYLRSLDADMVTELSQPSSVQVQETIHQLVQNILQRPFKNELKRDSGIVNKGNNHQDVADETSGTVGTSRDYLAKLLFWCMLLGHHLRGLENRLQLSCVVGLL from the exons ATGGCATCGACGACAGCCACCGCTCGAGCCGTCGTCTTCTCCCGCATCACCACCTTGTCCGCGAAACCTCTCCCACCTTCTCTATCTCGCTTCTTCCGTAACCGTCACAACCGCCCATTTTCCGCCCTAACTGTCAGCTGCTTAAACAGTGGCGGAGTCTGCGACGATGACTACTTCGTATCAACGCAGAAATCGAATTTAGATCGTGGATTGCTAGTAATTGCTAATATGTTGAAGAACATCGAACCTCTCGACAATTCCGTTGTTTCCAAGGGGGTTTCTTATTCCGCCAAGGAATCCATGAAGCGGACTATCTCCACTATGCTAGGGATTCTTCCATCTGATCACTTCTCCGTTTCGGTTTCCGTCTCCACTCCTCCTCTTCATCGCCTTCTATTCTCTTCTATCATCACTGg gtATACGTTGTGGAACGCGGAGTATAGGGTTTCACTGATGAGGAATCTGGAAAGAGCAGCACCGGGCGAGGAGGTGGCGGGGGAGACAGAGGAAGCTATTAGGCAGCGGCAGGGAGAGGTGGTTGAGGAGAAAAGGGAGGAGAGAGCGAGTCAAGGTGATGGCTTTCAAGAATTCGAGAAGATTAGGTCGAGGGTTTCCGGGGAATTGTCGCCAGAGGCTTTGAAGTATATTGAAAAGCTGCAAGCGGAGTTATCTGATGCGGTGGAG gAACTGAATGTGGAGAAGGAGAATGTGCAAATAGAATGTGAAAAGGAAAACAGGAATGATTTGTTGGAGTATTTAAGATCCTTGGATGCCGACATG GTCACTGAGTTATCCCAACCATCATCAGTACAAGTCCAGGAAACAATCCACCAGCTTGTTCAAAACATATTGCAAAGGCCCTTTAAGAATGAGCTTAAGAGGGACTCAGGGATAGTGAACAAAGGAAATAATCATCAAGATGTTGCCGATGAAACTTCTGGCACTGTTGGCACTTCCCGGGATTACCTAGCGAAGCTGCTTTTCTG GTGTATGCTATTAGGTCATCATTTGAGAGGCTTGGAGAACAGATTGCAACTAAGTTGTGTCGTCGGATTATTATAG
- the LOC105780000 gene encoding probable galacturonosyltransferase-like 10: MFLSRFVLAFIFLSSLLLFPANSIRLFKAEDESDLFMEAPVYQNGPHCPVLGKDTLICDSSVVHIAMTIDPEYLRGTIAAIHSVVKHGSCPQNVFFHFIASDSSSVVPTQLTRIVKSVFPSLSFKVYVFQKKLVRDLVSSSIRQALDNPLNYARIYLADLLETCIQKVIYLDSDTIVVDNIQKLWNINLTGSRTIGAPEYCNANFDKYFTSDFWSNPRFSKVFEGKRACYFNTGVMVMDLGRWRQGDYTREIEKWMRVQKDKRIYELGSLPPFLLVFGGDIEAIDHRWNQHGLGGDNLVNSCRTLHPGPISLLHWSGKGKPWVRLDAKRPCSVDFLWAPYDLYKFHGYSRHRQLDGFRFDSL, translated from the coding sequence ATGTTCCTATCAAGATTTGTTCTTGcgtttattttcctttcttcatTGCTTCTTTTCCCTGCAAATTCAATCAGGTTGTTTAAAGCTGAGGATGAATCGGATTTGTTCATGGAGGCACCAGTGTATCAAAATGGACCTCACTGTCCGGTTTTGGGTAAAGATACTTTGATATGTGACTCTTCCGTTGTTCATATTGCAATGACCATTGATCCTGAATACTTGAGAGGCACCATTGCAGCCATCCATTCAGTTGTGAAACATGGTTCATGTCCACAAAACGTGTTCTTCCACTTCATTGCCTCCGATTCCAGCTCGGTTGTACCAACCCAACTAACTCGGATCGTGAAGTCTGTATTCCCATCTTTGAGTTTCAAGGTTTATGTTTTCCAGAAAAAGCTTGTAAGGGATCTTGTTTCATCTTCAATCCGTCAAGCTCTTGACAACCCTTTGAATTATGCAAGGATTTATTTAGCTGACTTACTtgaaacctgcatccaaaaagTGATCTATTTAGATTCAGACACCATTGTTGTAGATAACATCCAAAAGCTATGGAACATAAATCTCACTGGTTCCAGAACAATTGGGGCACCCGAGTACTGCAATGCAAACTTTGACAAGTATTTCACAAGTGATTTCTGGTCAAACCCAAGATTTTCAAAGGTATTTGAAGGCAAAAGAGCTTGTTATTTCAACACAGGTGTGATGGTTATGGATTTGGGGAGATGGAGGCAAGGTGATTACACAAGGGAGATTGAGAAATGGATGAGAGTTCAGAAAGATAAAAGGATTTATGAATTGGGTTCTCTGCCACcatttttgttggtttttggTGGGGATATTGAAGCCATAGATCATAGGTGGAATCAGCATGGTCTTGGTGGGGATAATTTGGTTAACAGTTGCAGAACATTGCACCCTGGTCCAATAAGTTTGCTTCATTGGAGTGGGAAAGGGAAACCATGGGTTAGATTAGATGCAAAGAGACCTTGTTCAGTTGATTTCTTGTGGGCACCCTATgatttgtataaatttcatgGATATTCTCGGCATCGACAATTGGATGGATTTAGATTTGATTCTTTGtga